The Aeoliella mucimassa genome includes the window AAGTACTGTTGCACGGAGACCGGTTTGTAAGATGCTGTCGACTCAGCCAAACAGGCAGCGTTGCTCTGGTGATGCGAGTTGTGGGGAGAGTCAGGCATTGGTTACTCGGATAGTATACCCGCGGCGCGATTCGCCCGTGCGAAGGCAACCCGGCAGCTAGCTCTTAAACTGCGAACCACCCCAGAGTTCGCCTATCAATGGTACGGCTGGCGATTGATTCCCAATTTTCCCACCGATGGGAAAATTGAATCTTACGTAACTCTATATAACCAGTGGTTTTCATTCTCGAATAGATTCCCATTTCCCAAAACGCATTCTATGGGAATCTATTATCCAACCGATGGGGTTAGAACCCTCGCCTTCAGGCGAAACCTTCAGGTTCATATACTACTGGGATGGATAGTTACCGGACTGGAGCACATAGCCGCTTTGATTTGAAATACCATTTCGTGTGGGTCACGAAGTACCGCAAGGCGATCCTGAGAGGTGACGTCGGGGTACGGGTGCGTGAAATCGTGCGTGAGGTGTGTCGGACGAACGATATTGAGATACTGCAGGGGGCGGTCTCGGCCGATCATGTGCATGTTTTGTTGTCATGCCCTCCGAATCTCTCGCCCAGCAAGATCATGCAGTATCTCAAGGGCAAGAGTTCGCGAAAGCTTCTGATGGAGTTCCAGCATCTGCAAAAGCAGTACTGGGGGCGTCATTTGTGGGCCCGCGGGTATTTTGTGGCGTCTAGCGGAAGTGTGACTGAGGAAGCGATCACCGCGTATATCCAGGGGCAGCGGGGAACGGAGCCCAGCGACGGGGAAGATAACTTCCGCGTAACGCCTTCGTGAGTGAAGGACTTCAGTCCGTAGCTCACGAACTCTTCCCAAACCTACCGGCTTCCAGCCGGTAGTAGTTCAGTTTCACGCTGCGCACTTATCGCAAGTCGTTGTGTGCGAGTGAGTTACGACAACCCCTCCTTCAAAGTTGCCCAAAATAGATTCCCACCGGTGGGAAACTATTTTGTGAGGATTCAGGGGTCAGGGGAAGGAGCTTCCTTCGACGCAGCCCCACCACCGCTTTGGACAACCGCGCAGCAGCGAACCCGGGCACACACGAACCATCGCCTGCGCACCGCTAGTCGTTCGATTTATCAGACAAGCATCACATAACGCAGCCTCCTCTCACCAAAAAGCCAAAAGCCGATAGCCTCACATT containing:
- the tnpA gene encoding IS200/IS605 family transposase translates to MDSYRTGAHSRFDLKYHFVWVTKYRKAILRGDVGVRVREIVREVCRTNDIEILQGAVSADHVHVLLSCPPNLSPSKIMQYLKGKSSRKLLMEFQHLQKQYWGRHLWARGYFVASSGSVTEEAITAYIQGQRGTEPSDGEDNFRVTPS